A region of Candidatus Paceibacterota bacterium DNA encodes the following proteins:
- the greA gene encoding transcription elongation factor GreA yields MPEGDSFLTQEKFEELTKELEHLKTTKRKEIAESLEYARSLGDLSENAEYQEAREMQAATEERISQLERILKNPQIVSHKKSDVVSLGSIVVIQKEGEKDTHEYTIVGSEEANMQERKISYLSPLGEAMMGKKKKESFTFKTPTGKQQYTIISVV; encoded by the coding sequence ATGCCAGAAGGAGATAGCTTTTTAACACAAGAGAAGTTCGAAGAGCTCACGAAGGAGCTTGAGCATCTAAAGACGACCAAGCGAAAGGAAATCGCTGAGAGTCTTGAGTACGCTCGTTCGCTCGGGGACCTCTCAGAGAACGCTGAGTACCAGGAGGCGCGCGAAATGCAGGCTGCGACTGAAGAACGTATCAGTCAACTTGAGCGCATTCTCAAGAATCCGCAGATTGTCTCGCACAAAAAAAGCGACGTAGTCAGCCTCGGCTCTATCGTTGTCATCCAAAAGGAAGGGGAGAAGGATACGCACGAATACACGATCGTTGGCTCGGAAGAGGCGAATATGCAGGAGCGTAAGATCTCCTATCTCTCACCACTCGGTGAAGCAATGATGGGTAAGAAGAAAAAAGAATCTTTTACCTTTAAGACGCCGACCGGAAAGCAGCAGTATACGATAATTTCGGTTGTGTAA